A genomic region of Microtus ochrogaster isolate Prairie Vole_2 unplaced genomic scaffold, MicOch1.0 UNK73, whole genome shotgun sequence contains the following coding sequences:
- the LOC101995131 gene encoding LOW QUALITY PROTEIN: olfactomedin-4 (The sequence of the model RefSeq protein was modified relative to this genomic sequence to represent the inferred CDS: substituted 1 base at 1 genomic stop codon): protein MPILHAQTKEYAPTTEDQDSQTLEVGHSLESRNPGVTGSQYDNPAFNLLRLALEHAQELIAQLQAKAGVNGAWELFHQLRNQVTNASLSLKLLADADFRSFHALQEEVDVLEGRLSECEREKEQEQSSRHPGPPLAPGSCTHGGLQKVSRPIVLKLNWRGLSYKVGAWGRDSAPNPVSALYWVSPLRADGRYFDYYRLYKSYGDLVVLKHYEQWKMGYGDGSGNTVYKNFMYFNYYGTGDMAKVDLSSNTLVLRRPLPGATYNNRFSYAAVPWTTLDFAGDEKGLWVLYATEESKGNLVISRLNDSTLEVEQTWYTSQYKPSLSGAFMACGVLYALRSLSTHQEEIFYAYDTATSQEHQLSILLDKMLETLQGINYCPWDHKLYVYNDGFLINYDLTFLTVKERLPSSPIKGPSGVXAPINPIRSNKPSRPGDSVTDQSTHKNTLSSLPLEGHLS, encoded by the exons ATGCCCATCCTTCATGCCCAGACCAAGGAGTATGCACCTACCACTGAAGACCAAGACAGTCAGACTTTGGAAGTGGGTCACTCACTGGAGTCCAGGAATCCTGGTGTCACTGGGTCCCAATATGACAACCCAGCCTTCAACCTGCTGCGCCTAGCACTGGAACATGCGCAGGAATTGATAGCCCAGCTTCAGGCCAAGGCAGGTGTCAACGGAGCCTGGGAGCTCTTCCACCAACTCCGGAACCAG GTCACTAATGCCAGTCTTAGCCTGAAGCTTCTGGCTGACGCTGACTTCCGAAGCTTTCATGCTCTCCAAGAGGAGGTGGACGTCCTTGAGGGACGACTAAGTGAGTGTGAGCGGGAGAAGGAACAGGAACAGTCTTCCAGACATCCTGGTCCACCCCTGGCTCCGG GTTCCTGCACTCATGGAGGCCTACAGAAAGTGAGCAGACCCATTGTGCTGAAGCTCAACTGGAGGGGTTTATCATACAAAGTAGGTGCCTGGGGCCGAGACTCAGCACCCAACCCAGTTTCTGCCCTTTACTGGGTGTCTCCCCTGCGTGCTGATGGCAG GTACTTTGATTACTACAGGTTGTACAAATCCTATGGTGACCTGGTGGTTCTGAAGCACTATGAGCAGTGGAAGATGGGCTATGGTGATGGCAGTGGCAACACCGTCTACAAGAACTTCATGTACTTTAACTACTATGGCACAGGAGACATGGCCAAGGTGGACCTTTCTTCCAACACCCTGGTGCTGCGACGTCCATTGCCTGGTGCTACCTACAACAACCGCTTCTCCTATGCTGCTGTGCCATGGACTACCTTAGATTTTGCCGGTGATGAGAAGGGGCTGTGGGTGCTCTATGCCACAGAAGAGAGCAAGGGTAACCTGGTAATAAGTCGTCTCAATGACAGCACCCTAGAAGTTGAGCAGACCTGGTATACTAGCCAGTACAAGCCTTCTCTTTCAGGGGCCTTCATGGCCTGTGGGGTGCTCTATGCTTTACGCTCGCTAAGCACACATCAAGAGGAGATCTTTTATGCTTATGACACGGCCACCAGTCAGGAACACCAACTCAGCATCCTGTTGGACAAGATGTTGGAAACACTGCAAGGCATCAATTACTGTCCTTGGGACCACAAGCTCTATGTATACAATGACGGATTCTTAATAAATTACGATCTCACCTTCCTGACAGTAAAGGAAAGGCTGCCAAGCTCTCCCATTAAAGGGCCTTCTGGGGTTTAAGCTCCAATCAATCCTATCAGATCCAACAAACCCTCCAGGCCAGGAGACTCTGTGACTGATCAGAGTACTCATAAAAATACTTTGTCTTCCTTACCTCTAGAAGGACACCTCTCTTAA